In the Clostridium cellulovorans 743B genome, TCTATTTGTCTGAGGAATTAGATTATATTAAAAACAATGTATGTATAATAGAGAATATTAAATGTATTTCCAATACATCAGGTTTAAAAAATACTATGAAGGCTAAAAATGAGGTTATTTACTATATAGATAAAAACACATTAAATATTTCTGGGCTTTTTTTGAACTTTGATACCTACATATTAAAAAGTAAGCCTAATACTGACGAATACATCAAGCTTTCTTTAATAGATTCAGAAGTTCAGATTGAGGTATATGGAGAAATATACGGGAAATCGGTGGTGATGAAAGCTGTTGCATAAATATACCAGAGGCATGAAATTATTAAAGGGCTATGTATTGGTTGAAATGTTAATTGCTATGTGTATTACAACTTTGATTATGATTTCAGTATCTTCAATTTTAATTAAGGTTACATTATCCTATTCAGAAGCCATTAAAAATATTTATGGTACTTTTATTTTTGAAAAAAGCTGTCAGGAAGTAGAGAACTACTGTATAAGTAAAAAAGACTGGGATTTTTCCATTGAAAACAATGAAATAACTATTAAAAGTTCTGAGACAAAAATAATTTCACTTAATAATTCATCAAGTATTTTAACTGTCTATAATTCATATGGAATTTACGGGAAGTTTTATGATAGATATTTGATTAGAAATATTCAGGAGTTTAAAACTATGAAAAAAGAAAACTTAATTTATATATTCATTAAGGATAAAGAGGGGCGTAAGTGGGAAAGAATAATAAGTGTAAAAAAGGTTACATAGTGCTTTATGTTTTTTTAGCTTTAAGTGTATGTGTCTTAATGGAAATGCAACTTATGAAATATTACATTCATGTAAAAGAAGTATATATATTAGACAATAAAAAAGTAACTTTTTCATATATTAAGTAGAATAGAACTTTTTTATTTGCAAATAGTAGCAACATTTGATAAAATAACATTGATTGTCAAGATAATAGTGGTTTCACTATAAGGAGCGAAGTTATGATGTATAATGAAAGATTAAATAATTTAAGAAAAAAAACAAAGGAAAAAAATCTTGACGCAGTACTCTTAGTTGGTGACTATAATCGTAATTATATTACTGGATTCACTGGAGATGAAAGTTATGCTTTGATTACAGGGGATAAGGCATATTTTATTACAGATAGCAGATATGCAGAACAAGGGAAACAGCAAGTTAAAGGTTTCGAAATATTGCAGTATTCTACCCCTTTAGCTAAATATCTAAGTAACTTGTTAGAAGAGTTGGCTGTAAAAAACTTAGGTTTCGAGGATAATGTATTGAGCTATAATCAATACGAAACTTTTAAAAATGCTTTTAATTGTGAACTTGTTCCATTAAAAGGAATGGTAGAAGAACTTAGGTTAATCAAAGATTCTGTAGAAATTCAGAATATAAGAGAGGCTGCAAAAATAGCAGATCTTGGTTTTTCTCACATGCTTAATTATATTAAGCTAGGAATGACAGAAAAACAAATCGCATTAGAATTAGAGTTTTTTATGAGAAAGCAAGGAGCTAGTTCTACATCATTTAATACTATTGTAGCCTCTGGTGTAAGGTCAGCGTTACCTCATGGAGTCGCTAGTGATAAAGTTATTGAAGCTAATGAAATTATTACTATGGATTTTGGATGTATATATAACGGATATTGTTCTGATATGACAAGAACAATTGCTATAGGAAAGCCAGATGGCAAAATTATAGATATATATAATGTAGTGCTAGAAGCTCAAACTCGTGCTTTAAAGGAAATAAAAGAAGGCGTTACGGGTCAGTATTTAGATAAAATTGCACGTGATTATATAATTGATAAAGGTTATGGAAAATATTTCGGTCATGGCTTAGGGCATGGTGTTGGTGTTGAGATTCATGAAGAACCAAGGTTGAATCCGACTTCTACTACAATTATGAAAGCTGGTATGATTATTACCGATGAACCAGGAATATATATTCCAGACTTAGGTGGAGTAAGAATAGAAGATTTAATACTTGTAACAGAAGATGGTTGTGAGGTATTATCAAAATCACCTAAGGAATTGATATGTCTATAACTAATGGTATTAACATACTATTTTAGGTTATAATATAAATGAAACAGAAGTTTTGGAGGGATATAATAACATGATTTCAGCAGGAGATATAAGAAAAGGAACTACTTTTGAACAGGATGGACAAGTTTTCACTGTTATAGAATTCTTACATGTTAAACCAGGTAAAGGTGCAGCATTCGTAAGAACTAAGCTTAGAAACGTAATTACTGGTGGAGTTACAGAAACAACTTTCAACCCAACAGCTAAATTACAAGAAGCTGTAATTGAAAGAAAGGAAATGCAATACTTGTATTCTGATGGAGAATTATACTACTTCATGGATCAAGAAACTTTCGAACAGATACCTTTAAATTTCGATCAAGTTGAAAATGCAATCAAATTCTTAAAAGAAAACATGTTTGCAGTAATCAAATTCTACAAAGGAGATGCTTTCTCTGTTGAAGCACCTAACTTCGTAGAATTACAAATAGTATCTACAGAACCAGGGGTAAAAGGAAACACAGCATCAAATGTTACTAAACCAGCAACATTAGAAACAGGTGCAGAAATTCAAATTCCTCTTTTTGTTAACGAAGGTGATGTAATCAGAGTTGATACAAGAACAGGCGACTACATGGAAAGAATATAACCTGATAGCTTTATTCTTTCGGAAGGAATGAGTTTTAATGCAATATCTTATTGAAAAAATAAATAAGATAGAAAGTCATATAAAAGAATCCTCAGCTAGCAGCGAAGAAATTACCTTAGAACTTATAGGCATTATAAAGGATATGGCAAGTGAAATAGATACACTTAAAAAGTCTAATGAAGAATTAGAGAACTATATAAATAGTATTGATGAAGACCTTGGTACAATGGAAGCATTATTCCTCGAAGAAGTTGAAGACACTGATTATGAAGAAATCTGTGATGACGACTTTATGGAAATAAACTGTGATTCTTGCAAGGAAACTATTTATGTAGATAAAGAAATCTATAATAACCGAAAAGAATTTAAATGTCCTAATTGTGGTAATGTAATTGAATTTGCTCATGAAATTTAAATAAAAAAACTTCTCGATATTTTATCGAGAAGTTTTTTTATTTTGGAATAAATCATTAAGATGATAAATAAATTTAACTATGAAAAGAGGTGAGAAAATTTGGATTATAAAGAGATTGACAAGGTTCTTCATGATCACATAAAAGTGTTCATAGAAAAGCATAAAAAAGATATTATTCATGAGATACGAATTGCGGTTAATAAACCAGTAATTGCTTATACAACTACTGGAGAAAAGATAGGAAAAGAAATAGTTACAAAAGATGAACTAGAAATCATTGTGAGAAAAATTAGTAAATTTTCAATATATGCCTTTGAAGATGAAATAAGGCAAGGTTTTTTAACATTGAAAGAAGGACATAGAGTTGGTATTTGTGGTGAATGTGTTATTGAAAATGGTGAGATAAAAATAATTAAGAATATAGCATCTTTAAATATAAGAATGGCAAGAGAAATCTATGGTTGTTCTAATTCAGTTATAGAGTACATATTAAGGGATCAAGGTATATATAACACTATAATAATCTCACCTCCAAAGTGTGGAAAAACCACGATGTTAAGAGATATAACTAGACAGTTATCTGATGGAATAGCGGATAATAATGTTAGTGGCAGAAGAGTCTGTGTCATTGATGAGAGAAGTGAAATTGCTGCATGTAAGCTAGGAGTTCCTGAGATGGATGTAGGGTTAAGGACAGACGTTTTAGATGGATGCCCAAAAGCTATAGGAATTATGATGGCAATAAGAACTTTAGCACCAGATATTATAGTTTGTGATGAAATTGGTACAGAGAAAGATTTAAATAGTATAATTAGTGCTTGTACTTGTGGTGTAAATATAATTTCAACTATTCATGGACAAAGTATAGAAGATTTATATTCAAAAGGTATTTCTAGAGATATAGAAAGAAATAAAGTATTTCAAAGGGCTATAATCTTATCAAATGACAAAGGTCCTGGACATATAAAAGCTATCTATGATTTGAACGATAACGTAAATTTATGGGGGGCTTATGATGATTAAAATTATAGGTTGTTTATTTATAATAGTGAGTACTTCTTGTGCAGGTTATATGTTAGGAGATAAGTTAAGAAAAAGGGTAGCTGATTTAAAAGAATTACAAAGGATATTAATCTCAATAAAAAATGAATTGAAATATTCAATTGAACCTATAGAATTAACCTTCAAAAAAATAGCAAGAGATTTTAAAAATCCATATGATGAGATTCTTAGGATTGCCGCAGCTAAGATTTATAATAATGAGATAACTTCTATTGACGAAGCAATTTCTGAAGCTTTAGCTGAAAAAGAGATGGATCTAGCATTAAAGGATGAGGATAAGTTGATTTTTACTGAGTTTGCTAGAAGTCTTGGAAAATGGAATATAGGGGCACAAGAAGATTTTTTCAATTTGAGCTTTGTAAAAATAGAAGAGCAACTAAATTCGGCAGAAGATTTTTGTGCAAAAAATCTTAAAATGTACAATGTTATGGGGCCATGTATAGGACTTATGCTTGTAATAGTTTTAATCTAGACCAGCTATAAAAATAGTGGCTTTATATAAAATACTACATTTTATCAGGAGGTGACGGATATTGTTAGATGTATCACTTATATTTAAAATAGCTGGGGTAGCAATATTATTGGTAGTAATAGATAGGGTTCTTGAAGTAAGCGGAAAACAACAATTTGCTACGCTTGCAAATCTAGTAGGGCTAATAATCATAATGATGATGGTAGTAAATTTAGTCAGTGAATTGTTTAACTCTGTTAAAGCTATGTTTCAACTATAGGAGGAGCTTATGGAGATAACAAAGATAGTTGCTATTGCACTTATTTCAACCTTTATAATCATCTTTTTAAAAGCTGTAAAAAGAGAGGACCTGGCTACTACAATAAGCATAATAGTAGGTGTTTCAATATTTTTTGTAGTCATTGCGAAGCTTTCTTCATTAATAAATTTTCTACATACCATCGCATTAAAGGCAAATATAGATTATACATATTTAACTACTGTGTTAAAAATCATGGGTATCGCATACCTTACCAGTTTCTGTAGTGATATTTGTAAAGAAGCTGGTGCAGGGAATATAGCTTCTAAGGTAGAATTGTCGGG is a window encoding:
- a CDS encoding M24 family metallopeptidase; the protein is MYNERLNNLRKKTKEKNLDAVLLVGDYNRNYITGFTGDESYALITGDKAYFITDSRYAEQGKQQVKGFEILQYSTPLAKYLSNLLEELAVKNLGFEDNVLSYNQYETFKNAFNCELVPLKGMVEELRLIKDSVEIQNIREAAKIADLGFSHMLNYIKLGMTEKQIALELEFFMRKQGASSTSFNTIVASGVRSALPHGVASDKVIEANEIITMDFGCIYNGYCSDMTRTIAIGKPDGKIIDIYNVVLEAQTRALKEIKEGVTGQYLDKIARDYIIDKGYGKYFGHGLGHGVGVEIHEEPRLNPTSTTIMKAGMIITDEPGIYIPDLGGVRIEDLILVTEDGCEVLSKSPKELICL
- the spoIIIAD gene encoding stage III sporulation protein AD produces the protein MEITKIVAIALISTFIIIFLKAVKREDLATTISIIVGVSIFFVVIAKLSSLINFLHTIALKANIDYTYLTTVLKIMGIAYLTSFCSDICKEAGAGNIASKVELSGKVFILILTIPIFMGVLDSILEILRS
- a CDS encoding CD1247 N-terminal domain-containing protein; its protein translation is MQYLIEKINKIESHIKESSASSEEITLELIGIIKDMASEIDTLKKSNEELENYINSIDEDLGTMEALFLEEVEDTDYEEICDDDFMEINCDSCKETIYVDKEIYNNRKEFKCPNCGNVIEFAHEI
- a CDS encoding stage III sporulation protein AB, which gives rise to MIKIIGCLFIIVSTSCAGYMLGDKLRKRVADLKELQRILISIKNELKYSIEPIELTFKKIARDFKNPYDEILRIAAAKIYNNEITSIDEAISEALAEKEMDLALKDEDKLIFTEFARSLGKWNIGAQEDFFNLSFVKIEEQLNSAEDFCAKNLKMYNVMGPCIGLMLVIVLI
- the spoIIIAC gene encoding stage III sporulation protein AC, with protein sequence MLDVSLIFKIAGVAILLVVIDRVLEVSGKQQFATLANLVGLIIIMMMVVNLVSELFNSVKAMFQL
- the spoIIIAA gene encoding stage III sporulation protein AA; this encodes MDYKEIDKVLHDHIKVFIEKHKKDIIHEIRIAVNKPVIAYTTTGEKIGKEIVTKDELEIIVRKISKFSIYAFEDEIRQGFLTLKEGHRVGICGECVIENGEIKIIKNIASLNIRMAREIYGCSNSVIEYILRDQGIYNTIIISPPKCGKTTMLRDITRQLSDGIADNNVSGRRVCVIDERSEIAACKLGVPEMDVGLRTDVLDGCPKAIGIMMAIRTLAPDIIVCDEIGTEKDLNSIISACTCGVNIISTIHGQSIEDLYSKGISRDIERNKVFQRAIILSNDKGPGHIKAIYDLNDNVNLWGAYDD
- the efp gene encoding elongation factor P, which translates into the protein MISAGDIRKGTTFEQDGQVFTVIEFLHVKPGKGAAFVRTKLRNVITGGVTETTFNPTAKLQEAVIERKEMQYLYSDGELYYFMDQETFEQIPLNFDQVENAIKFLKENMFAVIKFYKGDAFSVEAPNFVELQIVSTEPGVKGNTASNVTKPATLETGAEIQIPLFVNEGDVIRVDTRTGDYMERI